The segment CACACCGGAATATTTGTGGGAGATGTCTTACAGTTTGCCCGTTCTTTCAGATGCGAATTTGACGGTGTATTTCAGGCTAATTTTATCAAATTTCTCAATTCGATTCTTCCTGCCCGTCTGAAGGCTGTTGTACTCTCCTCTGTTAATCCGGAAACGGAAACCTTGATTGTTGAATGTGTTGAAAGATGCTTTCATATGAAACCCTGCTGCATAGGGAAAGATATGCCTGTTCCTATTCCGGTGGTTACAGATCATCCTGAAAAGGTGGGTAGCGACCGGCTGGCAAATGCAGTTGCAGCTTTTGAACGAACAAAGGGATGGGCAATTATTGTTGATGCGGGTACTGCAATCACAATTGATGTAATAGATGATAAAGGGGCTTTCCTTGGAGGAACTATTGCGCCCGGTGTGGCATTGTCTTCAAAAGCGCTCCATCAGTATACTGCGTTTCTGCCGGACATATTCATTCATAAGCCAAAAAATATCATAGGAAAAAACACAGAAGAGGCTATAAGTTCCGGTATCTATTGGG is part of the Candidatus Jettenia sp. AMX2 genome and harbors:
- a CDS encoding type III pantothenate kinase, whose product is MLLAIDIGNTNVHTGIFVGDVLQFARSFRCEFDGVFQANFIKFLNSILPARLKAVVLSSVNPETETLIVECVERCFHMKPCCIGKDMPVPIPVVTDHPEKVGSDRLANAVAAFERTKGWAIIVDAGTAITIDVIDDKGAFLGGTIAPGVALSSKALHQYTAFLPDIFIHKPKNIIGKNTEEAISSGIYWGTVGMVENILSMLCDEINCKPAILATGGDATMLQQEIPFITEVIPELTLEGIMITYKIHSLPNKQLSPF